A genomic segment from Microcella flavibacter encodes:
- a CDS encoding YdeI/OmpD-associated family protein, translated as MGGVARGPRGSPRRAPAVAQEAVDRAGHHLRRGARIGPLLRLDRRADLRPRRGLLAAGVHAAAPPVGVVAAQRRHRRAADGGGPHALRGSRPGRAGPGRRTLGGRLPAEVHGGAGRPARRPEAAPAAAATFAGLAAQQRFGIVFRLDGVVRAETRARKLAGYVAQLERGESPV; from the coding sequence GTGGGAGGCGTGGCTCGCGGCCCACGAGGATCACCCCGGCGTGCGCCTGCAGTTGCGCAAGAAGCGGTCGACCGCGCCGGGCATCACCTACGACGAGGCGCTCGAATCGGCCCTCTGCTTCGGCTGGATCGACGGGCAGATCTACGGCCTCGACGCGGACTACTCGCTGCAGGTGTTCACGCCGCGGCGCCCCCGGTCGGCGTGGTCGCAGCGCAACGTCGGCATCGTCGCGCGGCTGACGGAGGAGGGCCGCATGCGCTCCGTGGGTCTCGCCCAGGTCGAGCGGGCCCAGGCCGACGGACGCTGGGCGGCCGCCTACCGGCAGAAGTGCATGGAGGTGCCGGCCGACCTGCGCGCCGCCCCGAGGCCGCACCCGCCGCGGCAGCGACCTTCGCCGGCCTCGCCGCGCAGCAGCGCTTCGGCATCGTCTTCCGGCTCGACGGCGTCGTGCGGGCCGAGACGCGGGCGCGCAAGCTCGCCGGCTACGTCGCGCAGCTCGAGCGCGGCGAATCGCCGGTCTGA
- the cofC gene encoding 2-phospho-L-lactate guanylyltransferase, protein MARPVSLVVPVRGGGRGKSRLAVDADRRARLADAIALDTLASARACRAVGELVVVGALPEPVEGVRVVPDPGFGLIVAIGAGLAICDEDAPTAVLLGDLPALHPADLESALLAASEHSWAFVPDAGGSGTALVVAAAGLPHALRFGPGSAEAHADAGYVDLTAGLAGPPLALATLQRDVDTLDDLEAARALGLGARTSAVLAGP, encoded by the coding sequence ATGGCCCGCCCCGTCTCCCTCGTCGTCCCCGTGCGCGGCGGCGGCCGGGGCAAGTCGCGGCTCGCGGTCGACGCCGATCGCCGCGCGCGGCTCGCCGACGCGATCGCGCTCGACACGCTCGCCTCTGCGCGGGCCTGCCGGGCCGTCGGCGAGCTCGTCGTCGTCGGTGCGCTGCCCGAACCGGTCGAGGGGGTGCGGGTCGTGCCCGACCCGGGCTTCGGTCTGATCGTCGCGATCGGCGCGGGGTTGGCGATCTGCGATGAGGATGCCCCCACCGCCGTCCTGCTGGGCGACCTGCCGGCGCTGCACCCCGCCGACCTCGAGTCGGCGCTGCTCGCCGCGAGCGAGCACAGCTGGGCCTTCGTGCCCGACGCCGGGGGCTCCGGAACGGCGCTCGTCGTCGCGGCGGCGGGCCTGCCGCACGCGCTGCGGTTCGGGCCGGGATCGGCGGAGGCCCACGCCGACGCCGGCTACGTCGACCTCACGGCCGGACTCGCCGGCCCGCCCCTCGCCCTCGCCACCCTGCAGCGCGACGTCGACACGCTCGACGATCTCGAGGCCGCGCGCGCCCTCGGGCTCGGAGCCCGCACGAGCGCGGTGCTCGCCGGGCCCTAG
- a CDS encoding VOC family protein, translating to MLMIFVNLPVADVGRSRAFYEALGFTINESFSGERSACVVLSDTIYAMIMEPAAFAEFTDLPVADAHAATAAIYVLTADSRDEVDALLERAVTAGGTAARPPRDLGFRYSRDFRDPDGHHWEVFWMDPVAAAEGPPA from the coding sequence ATGCTGATGATCTTCGTCAATCTGCCGGTGGCCGACGTGGGCCGCTCCCGGGCCTTCTACGAGGCGCTCGGCTTCACCATCAACGAGTCGTTCTCGGGCGAGCGCTCCGCCTGCGTCGTGCTCAGCGACACCATCTACGCGATGATCATGGAGCCCGCCGCCTTCGCCGAGTTCACCGACCTGCCCGTCGCCGACGCGCACGCCGCGACGGCGGCCATCTACGTGCTCACCGCCGACAGCCGCGACGAGGTGGATGCCCTGCTCGAGCGCGCCGTCACCGCGGGCGGCACCGCCGCGCGTCCGCCGCGCGACCTCGGGTTCAGGTACAGCCGCGACTTCCGCGACCCCGACGGCCACCACTGGGAGGTCTTCTGGATGGACCCGGTGGCCGCCGCGGAGGGACCGCCCGCCTGA
- a CDS encoding endonuclease/exonuclease/phosphatase family protein: MKAISYNLRKHAAIGELSALIDAHSPELLCLQEVDTVDLPAELGPLHLADATKRNRLGLAIYYDRERFESKATGAFQLKKSLHDIIAAPAHERLLGTHLVDRESGHELVVASFHAAPLTALNSLRRNQIRAAHEALRGFGDGLPTLMVGDFNYPLFKDFLTAEVRESGYELSLSDRRTYTRYKFFRGHFDFATSFNLLIDSVQTLPRGASDHLPILVTAQDAEEAESAA; this comes from the coding sequence ATGAAGGCCATCAGCTACAACCTGCGCAAGCACGCCGCGATCGGCGAGCTCTCGGCGCTCATCGACGCCCACTCGCCCGAGCTGCTGTGCCTGCAGGAGGTCGACACCGTCGATCTGCCGGCCGAGCTCGGCCCGCTGCACCTCGCCGACGCGACCAAGCGCAACCGGCTGGGGCTGGCGATCTACTACGACCGCGAGCGCTTCGAGTCGAAGGCGACGGGGGCGTTCCAGCTCAAGAAGTCGCTGCACGACATCATCGCGGCGCCCGCGCACGAGCGGCTGCTCGGCACCCACCTCGTCGACCGCGAGTCGGGGCACGAGCTCGTCGTCGCCTCCTTCCACGCCGCGCCCCTCACGGCCCTCAACTCGCTGCGCCGCAACCAGATCCGCGCCGCGCACGAGGCCCTGCGCGGCTTCGGCGACGGTCTGCCCACGCTCATGGTCGGCGACTTCAACTACCCGCTGTTCAAGGACTTCCTGACGGCCGAGGTGCGCGAGTCGGGGTACGAGCTCTCGCTCAGCGATCGGCGCACGTACACGCGGTACAAGTTCTTCCGCGGGCACTTCGACTTCGCCACCTCGTTCAACCTGCTCATCGACAGCGTGCAGACCCTGCCGCGCGGGGCGAGCGACCACCTGCCCATCCTCGTGACGGCGCAGGACGCCGAGGAGGCCGAGAGCGCGGCCTGA
- the coaD gene encoding pantetheine-phosphate adenylyltransferase, giving the protein MSRVAVVPGSFDPITLGHLDVIERAARIFDEVHVVVVHNPGKTAMLPIAQRVALIEQAVADRALPDSILVTSWSVGLLVDYCTDVGASVLIKGIRSQIDVAYETPMAIVNRNLAGVETIFMLPDPAHAHVSSSLVRQVASLGGDVAPYVPRAVAEFLQAPTED; this is encoded by the coding sequence GTGAGCAGAGTCGCTGTCGTCCCCGGGTCGTTCGATCCCATCACGCTCGGGCATCTCGATGTCATCGAGCGCGCCGCCCGCATCTTCGACGAGGTGCACGTCGTGGTGGTGCACAACCCGGGCAAGACGGCCATGCTGCCGATCGCGCAGCGGGTCGCGCTCATCGAGCAGGCGGTCGCCGACCGCGCGCTGCCCGACTCGATCCTCGTGACCAGTTGGAGCGTCGGCCTGCTCGTCGACTACTGCACCGACGTCGGCGCGAGCGTGCTCATCAAGGGCATCCGCTCGCAGATCGACGTGGCCTACGAGACGCCCATGGCGATCGTGAACCGCAACCTCGCCGGCGTCGAGACCATCTTCATGCTGCCCGACCCCGCCCACGCGCACGTCTCGAGCTCGCTCGTGCGGCAGGTCGCCTCGCTCGGCGGCGACGTCGCCCCCTACGTGCCGCGCGCGGTAGCCGAGTTCCTGCAGGCGCCGACCGAGGACTAG
- a CDS encoding TIGR03557 family F420-dependent LLM class oxidoreductase: protein MTPAAPLIGYAAALEQYPPAEAVALARLAEQHGFRGTMAADAFAPFTPQQGQASAVWPVAGALGAATAGDIGVGPVTPTFRVHPAAVAQSSATLAALYPGRHWLGIGSGEAISEHVTGQYWPEPAERLNRMFEAVTIITKLFSASLAGKEARHDGEFFRLGTARLWTMPVEAPRILIATAGPVTAKRAGRTVDGLIIEAAPIDKIGMLFQRFADGAREAGRDLASTSRVLRLHLSWAPSEEQAMTNALVEWPNGGMRFAKSDIRSPHDLEQIAKLVRPDDFDDRLLVSADPDVHRAAIQRYLDLGFDRVYLHNVGRNQAEFLEVFGREVLPKLHR from the coding sequence ATGACGCCCGCCGCCCCGCTCATCGGCTACGCCGCAGCGCTCGAGCAGTACCCGCCGGCCGAGGCCGTGGCGCTCGCGCGGCTCGCCGAGCAGCACGGGTTCCGCGGAACGATGGCGGCGGACGCCTTCGCCCCCTTCACCCCGCAGCAGGGCCAGGCGAGCGCCGTCTGGCCCGTCGCCGGGGCGCTCGGCGCCGCGACCGCGGGCGATATCGGAGTGGGGCCGGTGACGCCGACCTTCCGCGTGCATCCCGCCGCGGTCGCGCAGTCCTCGGCCACCCTCGCCGCCCTCTACCCGGGCCGGCACTGGCTCGGCATCGGCAGCGGCGAGGCCATCAGCGAGCACGTCACCGGGCAGTACTGGCCCGAGCCCGCCGAGCGGCTCAACCGCATGTTCGAGGCCGTCACGATCATCACGAAGCTGTTCTCGGCATCCCTCGCCGGCAAGGAGGCCCGGCACGACGGCGAGTTCTTCCGTCTGGGCACCGCGCGGCTGTGGACGATGCCGGTCGAGGCGCCGCGCATCCTCATCGCCACTGCCGGCCCCGTCACCGCCAAGCGCGCCGGGCGCACCGTCGACGGCCTCATCATCGAGGCGGCGCCGATCGACAAGATCGGGATGCTCTTCCAGCGCTTCGCGGACGGCGCCCGCGAGGCGGGCCGCGACCTCGCGAGCACGAGCCGCGTGCTGCGGCTGCACCTGTCGTGGGCGCCGAGCGAGGAGCAGGCGATGACGAACGCCCTCGTCGAGTGGCCGAACGGAGGGATGCGCTTCGCGAAGAGCGACATCCGCTCGCCGCACGACCTCGAGCAGATCGCGAAGCTCGTGCGCCCCGACGACTTCGACGACCGGCTGCTCGTGAGCGCCGACCCCGACGTGCACCGCGCGGCCATCCAGCGCTACCTCGACCTCGGCTTCGACCGCGTGTACCTGCACAACGTCGGGCGAAACCAGGCCGAGTTCCTCGAGGTCTTCGGGCGCGAGGTGCTGCCGAAGCTGCACCGCTGA
- a CDS encoding AAA family ATPase, with protein MPDVSTTTSPGPAGHHPDAPATASDGAAGSGPLTMERFAELGDAIRHAMNGVLDGKPEAVDMALTVLLAEGHLLIEDVPGVGKTVLARALATCIAGSVSRIQFTPDLLPADITGVSVYRQQQGVFELTPGPVFAHIVIGDEINRASPKTQSALLECMEEGQVTVDGLTHVLEKPFLVVATQNPVEMEGTYALPEAQRDRFMARISIGYPDAASEQQMLRDREHGSPLERLQPIVDVAGLRRMVATVREVFVSPAVEQYAVAIVQATRDDSALRLGASPRSTLQLVRAARARAALDGRDFVLPDDIDALATTVLSHRMILVPRAQHPDGSPVRGVDDVVHRIIAATPVPVPGARR; from the coding sequence ATGCCCGACGTGAGCACGACGACGAGCCCCGGCCCCGCCGGCCACCACCCCGACGCCCCCGCGACCGCGAGCGACGGCGCCGCCGGGTCCGGCCCGCTGACGATGGAGCGCTTCGCCGAGCTCGGCGACGCCATCCGCCACGCGATGAACGGGGTGCTCGACGGCAAGCCCGAGGCCGTCGACATGGCGCTCACCGTGCTACTGGCCGAGGGCCACCTGCTCATCGAGGACGTGCCGGGCGTCGGCAAGACCGTGCTCGCCCGCGCGCTCGCCACCTGCATCGCCGGCAGCGTCAGCCGCATCCAGTTCACCCCCGACCTGCTGCCCGCCGACATCACCGGCGTGAGCGTCTACCGGCAGCAGCAGGGCGTGTTCGAGTTAACGCCGGGCCCGGTCTTCGCCCACATCGTCATCGGCGACGAGATCAACCGTGCGAGCCCCAAGACGCAGAGCGCCCTGCTCGAGTGCATGGAGGAGGGGCAGGTCACCGTCGACGGGCTCACGCACGTGCTCGAGAAGCCGTTCCTCGTCGTCGCGACGCAGAACCCCGTCGAGATGGAGGGCACCTACGCCCTCCCGGAGGCGCAGCGCGACCGCTTCATGGCGCGCATCTCGATCGGCTACCCCGACGCCGCGAGCGAGCAGCAGATGCTGCGCGACCGCGAGCACGGCTCCCCGCTCGAGCGTCTGCAGCCGATCGTCGACGTCGCGGGTCTGCGCCGCATGGTCGCCACCGTGCGCGAGGTCTTCGTGAGCCCCGCCGTCGAGCAGTACGCCGTCGCGATCGTGCAGGCCACGCGCGACGACTCGGCGCTGCGGCTCGGGGCGAGCCCGCGCTCCACGCTGCAGCTCGTGCGCGCCGCCCGCGCCCGCGCCGCCCTCGACGGCCGCGACTTCGTGCTGCCCGACGACATCGACGCCCTCGCGACCACGGTGCTCTCGCACCGCATGATCCTCGTGCCCCGGGCGCAGCATCCCGACGGCTCGCCCGTGCGGGGCGTGGACGACGTCGTGCACCGCATCATCGCCGCGACCCCCGTGCCCGTCCCCGGCGCGCGGCGCTGA
- a CDS encoding DUF3488 and transglutaminase-like domain-containing protein, translating to MAERAARARASTPVGGFTGPGSPAVSLALLLATGAALTGFTVLLEAEGPWFASTLVVAAVVLAVGLIVRRIAPAWARLWSVVAGVLALPIALIALFALDALVPVGDELPFEGVVRRIGELVIDGETGIAEQGIPAFAEDGIRFLLAAGIGALVLLADVAASALRRPALAAVPLLAVLAVPVVLVPGELPLVSALATAAAFLLLLAVHRPAASGGGAGAGRAIGIAAAVVALAVVAPSLLPAVVVGDRPAGQGIAGVTTGVNPLISLGDDLRRGAPVTVLRYSTTAEGGLYLTLAYLADFEGQNVQPVESDGPAEPTGDIGPPAWFGDGMPRTEVTTDITLANLRSRWVPLPSAPERVTDLDGSWIIDRDGVTLRSPGGPLRTGAYTVDSFIAEPTPEQLRAAGVDAPGLERYRAVPEETEAIVEQTARAVVGDAENAFDQALALQRFFTGGAFEYSEQAPVDGSYDGTGAEIVGRFLEARSGYCVQFASAMTLMARTLDIPTRIAVGFLPGVRDPDAPNEYVVSSDDLHSWPELHFDGIGWVRFEPTPSRGAPPAYAADDVTATDAAAEPGAIPTSTPDPETPTDAPDPEAPTPGPDGSDPLVPSDAPGFGAGGRDGTEAGSAAGFRPDPAVVAAVAMVLLLALFATPAAARALRRRRRRRSEDALDRWREVRDTARDLGLPAALTVTPRGLADAWAASDSSARADLERVLLAAEARAFGADRSRVDPPVIDGVLAALRAQSPGWRRLLARVAPVSLLTRADDALLEAGEQPATGAAARSDPAGSAPAPSDAGPSAPGPSAPGPSA from the coding sequence GTGGCTGAGCGGGCGGCGCGGGCACGGGCATCCACCCCCGTCGGCGGGTTCACCGGACCGGGCTCGCCCGCGGTCAGCCTCGCCCTGCTGCTCGCGACCGGGGCGGCGCTCACCGGGTTCACCGTGCTGCTCGAGGCGGAGGGCCCCTGGTTCGCCTCGACGCTCGTCGTCGCCGCGGTCGTGCTCGCGGTGGGCCTCATCGTGCGCCGCATCGCGCCGGCGTGGGCGCGGCTCTGGTCGGTCGTCGCCGGCGTGCTCGCGCTGCCGATCGCGCTCATCGCCCTGTTCGCGCTCGACGCGCTCGTGCCGGTCGGCGACGAGCTGCCCTTCGAGGGGGTCGTGCGCCGGATCGGCGAGCTCGTGATCGACGGCGAGACGGGCATCGCCGAGCAGGGCATCCCGGCGTTCGCGGAGGACGGCATCCGGTTCCTGCTCGCGGCGGGCATCGGTGCGCTCGTACTGCTCGCCGACGTGGCGGCCTCGGCGCTGCGGCGGCCGGCGCTTGCCGCGGTGCCGCTGCTGGCGGTGCTCGCCGTGCCGGTCGTGCTCGTGCCCGGCGAGCTGCCGCTCGTCTCCGCGCTCGCGACCGCCGCCGCGTTCCTGCTGCTGCTCGCCGTGCACCGGCCGGCCGCGAGCGGGGGAGGCGCCGGGGCCGGGCGCGCGATCGGCATCGCGGCCGCTGTGGTCGCGCTCGCTGTCGTCGCCCCCTCCCTCCTGCCGGCGGTCGTGGTCGGTGATCGTCCCGCGGGCCAAGGCATCGCCGGCGTCACCACCGGCGTCAATCCGCTGATCTCGCTCGGTGATGACCTTCGCCGAGGGGCTCCTGTCACTGTGCTGCGATACTCGACTACCGCGGAGGGCGGCCTGTACTTGACTCTGGCGTATCTGGCCGACTTCGAGGGTCAGAACGTTCAGCCAGTCGAGAGCGACGGCCCTGCGGAACCGACGGGTGACATCGGACCTCCGGCGTGGTTCGGCGACGGCATGCCGCGCACCGAGGTGACGACCGACATCACGCTCGCGAACCTCCGCTCCCGCTGGGTGCCGCTGCCGAGCGCGCCCGAGCGCGTCACCGATCTCGATGGCTCCTGGATCATCGACCGCGACGGCGTCACCCTCCGCTCGCCCGGCGGGCCCCTGCGAACCGGCGCCTACACGGTCGACAGCTTCATCGCCGAGCCGACGCCCGAGCAGCTGCGGGCGGCCGGCGTCGACGCGCCCGGTCTGGAGCGCTATCGCGCGGTGCCGGAGGAGACGGAGGCGATCGTCGAGCAGACGGCCCGCGCCGTCGTCGGAGACGCCGAGAATGCGTTCGATCAAGCGCTGGCCCTGCAGCGCTTCTTCACCGGCGGCGCGTTCGAGTACAGCGAGCAGGCGCCCGTCGACGGCAGCTACGACGGAACAGGCGCCGAGATCGTCGGGCGTTTCCTCGAGGCGCGCAGCGGCTACTGCGTGCAGTTCGCCTCGGCGATGACGCTCATGGCCCGCACGCTCGATATTCCCACTCGAATCGCCGTCGGGTTCCTGCCCGGGGTGCGCGACCCTGACGCGCCGAACGAGTATGTTGTGAGCAGCGATGATCTGCATTCGTGGCCAGAGCTGCACTTCGACGGCATCGGCTGGGTGCGATTCGAGCCGACCCCGTCCCGCGGTGCCCCCCCGGCTTACGCGGCCGACGACGTGACGGCGACGGACGCTGCCGCCGAGCCCGGCGCGATCCCGACCTCCACGCCCGACCCCGAGACGCCCACCGACGCGCCCGACCCAGAGGCTCCGACGCCGGGCCCCGACGGCTCGGATCCGCTCGTGCCGAGCGACGCCCCCGGCTTCGGCGCCGGCGGGCGAGACGGCACCGAGGCGGGCTCGGCCGCCGGCTTCCGGCCCGACCCCGCGGTGGTCGCGGCGGTCGCGATGGTGCTGCTGCTCGCCCTGTTTGCCACTCCTGCAGCCGCGCGGGCCCTGCGCCGTCGGCGCCGTCGCCGGTCGGAGGACGCGCTCGACCGCTGGCGCGAGGTGCGCGACACCGCGCGCGATCTCGGGCTGCCGGCGGCGCTCACGGTGACGCCGCGCGGGCTCGCCGATGCTTGGGCGGCGAGCGACTCGTCCGCCCGCGCCGACCTCGAGCGCGTCCTCCTCGCCGCGGAGGCCCGCGCCTTCGGGGCGGACCGCTCGAGGGTCGATCCGCCGGTGATCGACGGCGTGCTCGCGGCGCTGCGGGCGCAGTCGCCCGGCTGGCGCCGCCTCCTCGCCCGCGTCGCCCCGGTCTCGCTGCTGACGCGCGCCGACGACGCGCTGCTCGAGGCGGGGGAGCAGCCGGCGACGGGAGCCGCCGCGCGCTCCGACCCCGCCGGCTCCGCCCCCGCGCCCTCCGATGCCGGGCCGTCCGCGCCCGGTCCCTCCGCTCCCGGGCCCTCCGCCTAG
- a CDS encoding PLDc N-terminal domain-containing protein gives MYLILAGLPILLAVLTLADIIMRGEHQVNHLPKTFWIILVIIIPLVGAILWWTIGRDYGPRPEAVSFGDPRRWERPAASSAAASAPLSSTEAELARLDAEIAQAETEARIRRLEAEVEARRTRDAGGGSTSGAAR, from the coding sequence GTGTACCTGATCCTGGCCGGGCTGCCGATCCTGCTCGCCGTGCTCACCCTCGCCGACATCATCATGCGCGGCGAGCACCAGGTGAACCACCTGCCGAAGACCTTCTGGATCATCCTCGTCATCATCATCCCGCTCGTCGGGGCGATCCTCTGGTGGACGATCGGCCGCGACTACGGCCCGCGCCCCGAGGCCGTCTCGTTCGGCGATCCGCGGCGGTGGGAGCGGCCCGCCGCGTCGTCCGCTGCCGCGAGCGCCCCGCTCAGCTCCACCGAGGCCGAGCTCGCCCGCCTCGACGCCGAGATCGCCCAGGCAGAGACCGAGGCCCGCATCCGCCGCCTCGAGGCCGAGGTCGAGGCCCGTCGCACGCGCGACGCCGGCGGGGGGTCCACCAGCGGCGCCGCGCGCTGA
- a CDS encoding DUF58 domain-containing protein: protein MPRLTGRGWAFLVVAANLAALAYGLERPELLPLAVVAAAAPIVGLIVVAASRPRLAIGRHLQPVVATVDEPVRVEVLVSGRARAAEWIERVPMTPGYAGPGRLAEVRPRRTRALGYRYWPERRGLASVGPLLIEDRDPFALAVRVTSTVAVTTQLVLPAVEPLPAGPVPDPSAESGPRSSRSRERADDDVITREYRSGDAMRRVHWRVSARQGELMVRQDEPQAGPRARLLVDDQRSSYPDHRPRREPASPAFEWSVRMAASAAAHLAERGYAVDLVTPSPRADDAPAADGPVGRVLGELAVLELAPAAPLDAVPGTAASVPLVAVACRPDAGTVQWMLAQRAPGSVAVALLVAPSGPVADGPAGREAEDAFRRAGWLTASVEPTAPLADAWWSLLGRPEDRTPAEALLREGVRRG from the coding sequence GTGCCGCGGTTGACCGGCAGGGGCTGGGCGTTCCTCGTCGTCGCCGCCAACCTCGCTGCGCTCGCCTACGGGCTCGAGCGCCCCGAGCTGCTGCCGCTCGCGGTCGTCGCCGCGGCTGCACCGATCGTCGGCCTCATCGTCGTCGCGGCGTCGCGCCCCCGGCTGGCCATCGGCCGCCACCTGCAGCCCGTCGTCGCGACCGTCGACGAGCCCGTGCGCGTCGAGGTGCTCGTCTCGGGCCGGGCCCGCGCCGCCGAGTGGATCGAGCGCGTGCCCATGACGCCCGGGTACGCGGGACCGGGCCGCCTCGCCGAGGTGCGGCCCCGCCGTACGCGGGCCCTCGGCTACCGCTACTGGCCCGAGCGCCGCGGCCTCGCCTCGGTCGGCCCGCTCCTCATCGAGGATCGCGACCCCTTCGCCCTCGCCGTGCGGGTGACGAGCACCGTCGCCGTCACGACGCAGCTCGTGCTGCCCGCCGTCGAGCCGCTGCCCGCCGGCCCCGTGCCCGATCCGAGCGCCGAGAGCGGGCCGCGCAGCAGCCGCTCGCGCGAGCGCGCCGATGACGACGTCATCACGCGCGAGTACCGCAGCGGCGACGCCATGCGCCGCGTGCACTGGCGCGTCTCGGCCCGGCAGGGCGAGCTCATGGTGCGGCAGGACGAGCCCCAGGCCGGTCCCCGCGCCCGTCTGCTCGTCGACGACCAGCGCTCCTCGTACCCCGACCACCGGCCGCGCCGCGAGCCCGCCTCGCCCGCCTTCGAGTGGTCCGTGCGCATGGCCGCCTCGGCGGCCGCCCACCTCGCCGAGCGCGGCTACGCCGTCGACCTCGTCACGCCCTCGCCGCGCGCCGACGACGCCCCCGCCGCCGACGGGCCGGTCGGCCGCGTGCTGGGCGAGCTCGCGGTGCTCGAGCTCGCCCCGGCCGCGCCGCTCGACGCCGTGCCGGGCACCGCCGCCTCCGTGCCGCTCGTCGCCGTCGCCTGCCGCCCCGATGCGGGCACCGTGCAGTGGATGCTCGCCCAGCGCGCCCCCGGATCGGTCGCCGTCGCCCTGCTCGTCGCCCCCTCCGGCCCGGTCGCCGACGGCCCGGCGGGCCGCGAGGCGGAGGACGCCTTCCGCCGGGCGGGCTGGCTCACCGCCTCGGTCGAGCCGACGGCGCCGCTGGCGGACGCCTGGTGGTCGCTGCTCGGGCGCCCCGAGGATCGCACGCCCGCGGAGGCCCTGCTGCGCGAGGGGGTGCGGCGTGGCTGA
- the cofE gene encoding coenzyme F420-0:L-glutamate ligase, producing MTVLVLPGIGEIVPGDDLPALIAHAAAEGDVRPGDILAVTSKIVSKAEGRIREAADREQAITDETVRVVATREHPGGVTRIVENRLGLVMAAAGVDASNTADGTVLLLPLDPDASAAAIRAAVEDRVGGPVGVVITDTAGRAWREGQTDIAIGASGVRLLDDLRGGRDASGKLLEVTAPAVGDEIAAAADLVKGKSSGMPVAVIRGMARLLDAAAPGGRQLVRRAEEDMFYLGHREARAEGRAAGYAEGYEAGLAAGRAAAAGASEQS from the coding sequence CTGACCGTGCTCGTGCTGCCCGGCATCGGCGAGATCGTGCCCGGCGACGACCTGCCGGCCCTGATCGCTCACGCCGCGGCGGAGGGCGACGTGCGGCCGGGCGACATCCTCGCCGTGACGAGCAAGATCGTCAGCAAGGCCGAGGGGCGCATCCGCGAGGCGGCCGACCGCGAGCAGGCCATCACCGACGAGACGGTGCGCGTCGTCGCCACGCGCGAGCACCCGGGCGGGGTGACCCGCATCGTCGAGAACCGTCTCGGGCTCGTCATGGCCGCGGCCGGGGTCGACGCGAGCAACACCGCCGACGGCACGGTGCTGCTGCTGCCGCTCGACCCCGACGCGAGCGCGGCGGCGATCCGCGCGGCGGTGGAGGACCGCGTGGGCGGCCCGGTCGGCGTCGTCATCACCGACACCGCGGGCCGCGCCTGGCGCGAGGGCCAGACCGATATCGCGATCGGCGCGAGCGGCGTGCGCCTGCTCGACGACCTGCGCGGCGGGCGCGACGCGAGCGGCAAGCTGCTCGAGGTCACCGCCCCCGCCGTGGGCGACGAGATCGCGGCGGCCGCCGACCTCGTGAAGGGCAAATCCAGCGGGATGCCCGTGGCCGTGATCCGCGGAATGGCGCGCCTGCTCGATGCGGCAGCCCCCGGCGGTCGGCAGCTCGTGCGCCGCGCCGAGGAGGACATGTTCTACCTCGGCCACCGCGAGGCGCGCGCCGAGGGGCGGGCGGCGGGCTACGCCGAGGGGTACGAGGCCGGGCTCGCGGCGGGTCGTGCCGCCGCGGCCGGAGCATCCGAGCAATCCTGA